One region of Duncaniella freteri genomic DNA includes:
- a CDS encoding DUF6808 domain-containing protein, with amino-acid sequence MRKLSVTVISLLTGITIGYICGTNYCIRHKKLVPTDTGISVRIETITRRDTLRINIPSPTQSTEKEIRYVSIPLSRINKEASDSDTLRIERSTRIYADSSFRAVVSGANPRLDSLTIYPVTSMLRTTITPRSSRWGVGITAGAVATRHGLSPGISVGITYRIYP; translated from the coding sequence ATGAGAAAACTATCCGTGACAGTAATATCCCTGTTGACAGGAATAACAATAGGCTATATCTGCGGGACCAACTACTGTATCAGACACAAGAAGTTAGTACCGACCGATACAGGCATCTCCGTACGCATAGAGACCATAACGCGTCGCGACACCCTCAGAATAAACATCCCGTCCCCGACACAATCCACCGAAAAGGAGATACGATATGTATCCATACCCCTAAGCCGCATAAACAAAGAGGCAAGCGACTCCGACACTCTGAGAATAGAACGCTCTACACGCATCTACGCCGACTCCTCCTTCCGTGCCGTCGTGAGCGGAGCCAATCCACGCCTCGACTCTCTCACCATCTACCCTGTCACATCAATGCTGAGGACCACAATCACGCCACGTTCCTCACGATGGGGCGTGGGTATCACAGCAGGAGCTGTGGCAACTCGTCACGGCTTATCACCAGGCATATCCGTAGGTATCACCTACCGTATTTACCCTTGA
- a CDS encoding neutral zinc metallopeptidase: protein MRLNGRRQSSNFDDRRGRRGGSGLKIGGGIGAVIIACIIAWVSGGNPLEVLMQNSGQLTSGSQHTSTYTPSAQEEQLATFSRQILAGTEDVWTKLFAQQGLRYEPPTLVLYSGAVQSGCGNATSQTGPFYCSADQSVYIDLSFFTEMKHTLGADGDFAYAYVIAHEVGHHVQYLLGTLDDAHSRMSRMSDAEANKISVALELQADYYAGVWAHHDNKMFGSLEDGDIEEAIDAAQKIGDDYLQKRAQGYSVPDSFTHGTSAQRSSALRDGLSSGRFPQ from the coding sequence ATGCGACTCAACGGCAGACGACAAAGCTCCAATTTCGACGACCGACGCGGACGGCGCGGCGGCTCTGGACTAAAAATAGGCGGTGGCATAGGCGCAGTGATCATCGCATGCATCATCGCATGGGTGTCAGGCGGCAACCCCCTTGAAGTGCTCATGCAGAACTCCGGACAGTTGACATCCGGTAGCCAACACACATCGACCTACACCCCTTCAGCCCAGGAAGAACAGCTCGCCACATTCTCCCGACAGATTCTCGCCGGGACCGAAGATGTGTGGACAAAACTGTTTGCACAGCAAGGGCTACGTTACGAACCGCCCACACTCGTGCTCTATTCAGGTGCGGTGCAGAGCGGCTGCGGCAACGCCACATCCCAGACAGGACCATTCTATTGCTCCGCCGATCAGAGCGTATACATTGACCTATCCTTTTTCACAGAGATGAAGCACACTCTCGGTGCCGACGGAGATTTCGCCTATGCCTACGTCATAGCTCACGAGGTCGGACACCACGTGCAATATCTCCTCGGCACGCTCGATGACGCCCACAGCCGCATGTCGCGAATGAGCGATGCCGAAGCCAACAAAATAAGTGTGGCTCTCGAACTCCAGGCCGACTATTATGCCGGAGTATGGGCCCATCACGACAACAAGATGTTCGGTTCACTTGAGGACGGCGACATCGAGGAAGCCATCGACGCCGCCCAGAAGATCGGCGACGATTATCTCCAGAAACGTGCCCAGGGATATTCCGTGCCCGACTCCTTCACCCACGGCACATCGGCACAACGCTCCTCAGCTCTCCGTGACGGACTATCTTCAGGCAGGTTTCCACAATAG
- a CDS encoding MIP/aquaporin family protein, whose protein sequence is MRKYLAEMVGTFVLVLMGCGSAIFSGFDNPTNASTLAVAFAFGLSVIGMAYAIGGVSGCHINPAITLGVWANGRMDGKQAAGYMVFQVIGAIIASFVLWLLVSTGTHEGGTTTGANSYADGNMWQAFIAETVFTFIFVLVVLGSTDEKQGAGKFAGLAIGLTLVLVHIVCIPLTGTSVNPARSVGPAIFAAFGGDATPISQLWLFIVAPFLGALASSSVWNIIRTK, encoded by the coding sequence ATGAGAAAGTATCTCGCAGAGATGGTCGGCACATTCGTGCTGGTGCTCATGGGTTGCGGAAGCGCAATCTTCTCAGGTTTTGACAACCCTACCAATGCATCCACCCTCGCAGTAGCGTTCGCATTCGGTCTTTCAGTAATCGGAATGGCGTATGCCATAGGCGGAGTATCGGGCTGCCACATCAATCCTGCCATAACCCTCGGCGTGTGGGCCAACGGCAGGATGGACGGCAAGCAGGCGGCAGGCTACATGGTGTTCCAGGTGATCGGAGCGATAATCGCTTCATTCGTCCTATGGCTGCTCGTATCAACCGGCACCCACGAGGGCGGCACTACCACCGGAGCCAACTCCTATGCCGACGGAAACATGTGGCAGGCTTTTATCGCCGAGACTGTGTTCACATTCATATTTGTGCTCGTAGTGCTCGGCTCCACCGATGAGAAACAGGGCGCAGGCAAATTCGCCGGACTCGCCATAGGTCTCACCCTTGTGCTCGTCCACATTGTATGTATCCCGCTCACAGGCACATCAGTAAATCCCGCTCGCTCTGTAGGTCCTGCCATCTTCGCAGCGTTCGGCGGCGACGCCACACCAATATCTCAGCTGTGGCTCTTCATCGTGGCCCCGTTCCTCGGAGCTCTTGCCAGCTCATCGGTATGGAACATCATCCGCACCAAATAA
- a CDS encoding C69 family dipeptidase, translated as MKLKTLLAGICLVSSVQALPCTSLIAGKNATADGSVLVTYAADSHTLYGELYHTPAATHEPGAMRKIYEWDTGKYLGEIPQPRQTYSTVGNMNEHGVTISESTWGGRPELADTTGIMDYGSLIYVTLERAKTAREALKIMTDLVKEYGYHSSGESFSIADTNEVWVMELIGKGGKEKGAVWVARRVPDDCISGHANFPRIHQFPLNDKETTLYSPDVIEFARKQGYFKGKDKDFSFSSAYGELDGTATRGCDGRVWSYFNMFSEGMDRYLPWILESKGEVMPLWVKPEKKLSVGDMRQAMRDHFEGTPMDMTKDVGAGPYKVPYRWRPMTFKVDGKEYLNERAIATQQTGFSFVSQMNEAHPQAMKGILWFGVDDANTCVYVPMYSCLTEVPHEFAPGNGDMLTLSWDAAFWVNNYVANQAYNRYSQMIPDIRRVQNGEEETLDKEVKMLLAGVRDMSTADASAMLNNHSRMASARYLKNYKALGDYLLVKYLDGNVKKEKDGKFERTPEGVCVSPNFPGYDERYYRAIVEDTGDHLRVKEFKK; from the coding sequence ATGAAATTAAAGACCTTACTCGCAGGCATATGCCTCGTCTCCTCAGTGCAGGCTCTGCCGTGCACAAGCCTGATAGCCGGTAAGAACGCCACGGCCGACGGTTCTGTATTAGTGACTTATGCCGCGGACAGCCATACTCTGTACGGCGAGTTGTATCATACCCCTGCCGCTACTCACGAGCCTGGAGCTATGCGCAAGATATATGAGTGGGATACCGGAAAGTATCTCGGAGAGATACCCCAGCCCAGGCAGACCTACTCGACGGTCGGAAATATGAATGAGCATGGGGTGACTATCTCGGAAAGCACATGGGGCGGACGTCCCGAGCTGGCTGACACTACCGGCATTATGGACTATGGCTCGCTGATTTATGTGACTCTTGAGCGTGCAAAAACAGCTCGTGAGGCCCTTAAGATCATGACTGATCTCGTAAAGGAATATGGCTATCATTCAAGCGGGGAGTCATTCTCCATAGCCGACACCAACGAGGTATGGGTGATGGAGCTTATCGGAAAGGGAGGCAAGGAGAAGGGAGCCGTGTGGGTTGCCCGCCGTGTGCCTGACGATTGCATTTCGGGGCATGCCAATTTCCCGCGTATCCATCAGTTCCCTCTCAATGACAAGGAGACTACCCTCTATTCACCTGACGTGATAGAGTTTGCCCGCAAGCAGGGTTATTTCAAGGGAAAGGATAAGGATTTCAGTTTCTCGTCGGCTTACGGAGAGCTTGACGGAACTGCTACCCGCGGATGTGACGGACGAGTATGGAGCTACTTCAATATGTTCTCGGAAGGCATGGACAGGTATCTTCCATGGATTCTTGAGTCGAAGGGCGAGGTGATGCCTCTTTGGGTCAAGCCGGAGAAGAAGCTCAGTGTCGGAGACATGCGTCAGGCGATGCGTGACCATTTCGAGGGAACACCTATGGATATGACCAAGGATGTGGGTGCCGGTCCCTACAAGGTGCCTTACCGCTGGAGGCCTATGACATTCAAGGTTGACGGAAAGGAATATCTCAATGAGAGAGCCATAGCCACACAGCAGACCGGATTCTCATTCGTGTCGCAGATGAACGAGGCCCATCCCCAGGCTATGAAAGGCATACTGTGGTTTGGTGTCGATGATGCCAACACCTGTGTGTATGTGCCCATGTACAGCTGCCTCACCGAGGTGCCTCATGAGTTTGCCCCAGGCAACGGAGATATGCTCACACTCTCATGGGATGCCGCATTCTGGGTGAACAACTATGTTGCCAACCAGGCTTACAACCGCTACAGCCAGATGATACCTGACATACGTCGCGTACAGAACGGAGAGGAAGAGACTCTTGACAAAGAGGTGAAAATGCTTCTTGCCGGAGTAAGGGACATGTCAACTGCCGATGCGAGCGCGATGCTCAACAATCATTCACGAATGGCGTCGGCACGCTATCTGAAGAACTATAAGGCTCTCGGTGATTATCTTCTCGTGAAGTATCTTGACGGAAATGTCAAGAAGGAGAAGGACGGAAAGTTTGAACGTACCCCCGAGGGTGTGTGCGTGTCCCCGAATTTCCCGGGCTATGACGAACGTTACTATCGCGCTATAGTCGAGGATACCGGTGACCATCTGCGCGTAAAGGAATTTAAGAAATAA
- a CDS encoding ATP-dependent helicase — MDPEEYLGKLNTQQRAAVEYCDGPQLVIAGAGSGKTRVLTYKIVHLLAHGYEPWRILALTFTNKAAREMRERVEALVGPEVSSSLWMGTFHSIFARILRLNAEHIGFKSSFTIYDAADSKALVKLIIKDMQLDDKVYKPSTVHNAISWAKNALISPEDYALNRDLQRADTNARRPRTCEIYRCYRDRCRVAGAMDFDDLLFYTNVLFRDHPDVSRHYQEFFRYVLVDEYQDTNFAQHLIVKQLTQGASRLCVVGDDAQSIYSFRGANIRNILEMENSYPGLQTFKLERNYRSTQNIIDAAGSLISKNVDQIPKNVYSENDRGTLIDVVKCYSDYEEAAQVAARVSQIKRTTGDPYDGTAILYRTNAQSRVLEESLRKRNVPYRIYGGLSFYQRKEVKDAIAYFRMSLNPDDDEALRRIINFPARGIGDTTLGKLTRAAMDAGVSLWGVITGLDRYDCGLNAGTRNKLQDFASLIKGFIELNAQGRDAYDVARSIIDRTGLYKMLVHDSTPESISKQENLQELLKGVKEYVEAMVEQGRDDVSLGSFMTEVSLATDQDINNGVDEESVTMMTVHAAKGLEFDNVFIVGVEEDLFPSAMAAQSAAEVEEERRLLYVAITRARKFCMISYATQRFRNGQTVFPRPSRFIGDIDTRYLHISGGSDFVPSASMVQQRRVTASYNASMAGSARPLNDLRRPLSENRRQAEGRAASASSVPAGDFKLHSASEVNVGTRIRHTKFGVGLVTELDTSGVDARMTVEFESDDIKSRTLLFKYAKFMIL, encoded by the coding sequence ATGGATCCTGAGGAATATCTCGGAAAACTGAACACACAACAGCGTGCCGCCGTAGAATACTGCGACGGCCCGCAGCTTGTTATAGCAGGTGCAGGCTCAGGCAAGACCAGGGTGCTGACCTATAAGATAGTGCATCTTCTCGCTCACGGATATGAGCCGTGGAGGATACTTGCACTGACATTTACCAATAAGGCGGCCCGCGAGATGCGCGAACGAGTCGAGGCTCTTGTGGGACCTGAGGTGTCGTCGAGTCTTTGGATGGGTACGTTTCATTCCATCTTTGCACGTATACTCAGGCTGAATGCCGAGCATATAGGTTTCAAGAGCTCGTTCACCATATACGACGCTGCCGACAGCAAGGCCCTTGTGAAACTTATCATCAAGGATATGCAGCTTGACGACAAGGTGTACAAGCCGTCGACAGTGCACAATGCGATATCATGGGCTAAGAATGCATTGATCTCACCTGAGGACTATGCCCTTAACCGTGACTTGCAGAGGGCTGACACTAATGCAAGGCGTCCGCGCACTTGTGAGATATATCGTTGTTACCGGGACCGCTGCCGTGTGGCGGGGGCGATGGATTTCGATGATCTGCTGTTCTACACCAATGTGCTTTTTCGCGACCATCCTGACGTGAGCAGGCATTATCAGGAGTTTTTCAGGTATGTGCTTGTCGATGAGTACCAGGACACAAATTTTGCCCAGCACCTCATAGTAAAGCAGCTTACCCAGGGTGCCAGCAGGCTGTGCGTTGTGGGCGACGATGCCCAGAGCATATACTCGTTCCGAGGTGCCAATATACGTAACATCCTTGAGATGGAGAATTCCTATCCGGGATTGCAGACATTCAAGCTTGAGAGGAACTACCGTTCCACGCAGAATATTATCGATGCTGCCGGAAGCCTCATAAGCAAGAATGTGGACCAGATACCGAAGAATGTGTATTCGGAGAACGACCGCGGTACGCTCATTGATGTGGTGAAGTGCTACAGTGACTACGAGGAGGCAGCACAGGTGGCGGCACGTGTGTCGCAGATAAAGAGGACCACCGGAGATCCGTATGACGGGACTGCGATCCTGTACCGTACAAATGCACAGAGCCGTGTGCTTGAGGAGTCGTTGCGCAAACGCAATGTGCCTTACCGGATATATGGCGGGCTGTCGTTCTATCAGCGCAAGGAGGTGAAGGATGCGATAGCTTATTTCCGTATGTCGCTCAATCCGGATGATGACGAGGCATTGCGCCGTATCATCAATTTTCCGGCACGAGGCATAGGTGACACAACTCTCGGCAAGCTCACGAGGGCGGCTATGGATGCCGGTGTGAGCCTATGGGGGGTGATCACCGGTCTGGACCGGTATGACTGCGGGCTGAATGCCGGCACCAGGAACAAGCTCCAGGATTTTGCCTCGCTTATAAAAGGTTTCATAGAGCTGAATGCGCAAGGACGGGATGCCTATGATGTGGCGAGGAGTATCATTGACCGTACCGGTCTGTACAAGATGCTTGTGCATGATTCCACTCCTGAGAGCATATCCAAGCAGGAGAACCTGCAAGAGTTGCTCAAAGGTGTCAAGGAGTATGTGGAGGCGATGGTGGAACAGGGCCGTGATGATGTGTCGTTAGGCAGTTTCATGACTGAGGTGTCGCTTGCCACTGACCAGGATATAAATAACGGAGTTGACGAGGAGAGCGTGACCATGATGACAGTACATGCCGCCAAAGGTCTGGAATTCGATAATGTGTTCATTGTGGGAGTGGAAGAGGACCTGTTTCCATCGGCGATGGCTGCACAATCGGCTGCTGAGGTCGAGGAGGAACGCCGGCTTCTTTATGTCGCTATCACGAGAGCAAGGAAATTCTGCATGATCAGTTATGCCACGCAACGGTTCCGCAACGGACAGACTGTGTTTCCGCGTCCGTCACGGTTCATCGGTGATATAGACACGCGGTATCTGCACATCTCCGGAGGCAGTGATTTTGTCCCCTCGGCTTCTATGGTCCAGCAGCGTAGGGTTACTGCTTCATACAATGCCTCGATGGCAGGATCGGCACGTCCGCTGAACGACTTGCGCCGACCGTTGTCGGAGAACCGTCGTCAGGCAGAGGGCCGAGCAGCTTCCGCATCATCGGTTCCGGCGGGTGATTTCAAGCTTCATTCGGCGAGTGAGGTGAATGTGGGAACCAGAATCAGGCATACCAAATTCGGCGTTGGGCTTGTCACGGAGCTTGACACCTCAGGCGTGGATGCAAGGATGACGGTGGAATTCGAGAGTGACGATATCAAATCACGCACGCTGCTTTTCAAATATGCTAAATTTATGATCTTATGA
- the nspC gene encoding carboxynorspermidine decarboxylase, producing MRIEEIPTPYYIVYEERMRRNLELITRVEREAGVNIIMAFKANALWRSFDVVREYNRDFTASSLNELRLGNEELGGEAHVYCPVYTPATIGEFLSRATHLTFNSLSQWEKYGDMTRAAGVSPGLRVNPQCSVIETEMYNPALPGSRFGVTAEQLGGVLPVGIDGLHFHALCESSSYDLAKVLEAFEEQFGYCFRQLKWVNFGGGHLMTREGYDVEHLIGVLRGFRDRYPWLKVVLEPGSAWMWRTGDLVTSVLDVVENQGVKTAIIDASFACHMPDCLEMPYKPAITESVPVAPGLPVYRLGGNSCLSGDFVGDWAFDRLLEPGDRLTLEDMNHYTTVKTNMFNGIQHPAMVMCASDGDCRYLRKFDYQDYKNRMD from the coding sequence ATGAGGATAGAAGAGATTCCAACACCATATTATATAGTATACGAGGAGCGTATGCGCCGCAATCTTGAGCTCATAACACGTGTGGAGCGCGAGGCGGGTGTGAATATAATCATGGCATTCAAGGCGAATGCCCTGTGGCGTTCGTTCGATGTGGTGAGGGAGTATAACCGCGACTTCACGGCAAGCTCACTCAATGAGCTTAGGCTCGGAAATGAAGAGCTTGGCGGGGAGGCTCATGTGTATTGCCCGGTATACACTCCTGCTACCATTGGAGAATTCCTGTCAAGAGCCACTCATCTGACATTCAATTCTCTTAGCCAGTGGGAGAAGTATGGCGATATGACTCGTGCCGCCGGTGTGTCGCCGGGGCTGAGGGTGAATCCGCAGTGCTCCGTCATAGAGACGGAGATGTATAATCCGGCTCTTCCGGGATCGCGTTTCGGAGTGACTGCCGAGCAGCTTGGCGGCGTGCTCCCTGTGGGCATCGACGGATTGCATTTCCATGCTTTGTGTGAGAGCTCGTCATACGATCTTGCCAAGGTGCTTGAGGCATTTGAGGAGCAGTTCGGCTACTGTTTCAGGCAACTGAAATGGGTGAATTTCGGTGGCGGACATCTTATGACCCGGGAGGGCTATGATGTGGAGCATCTTATAGGGGTGCTTCGCGGATTCCGTGACCGGTATCCTTGGTTAAAGGTAGTGCTTGAGCCTGGTAGCGCGTGGATGTGGCGCACCGGCGACCTTGTGACCTCTGTGCTTGATGTCGTAGAGAACCAAGGGGTAAAGACCGCTATCATAGATGCGTCGTTTGCCTGCCATATGCCTGACTGTCTGGAGATGCCTTACAAGCCGGCGATCACCGAGAGTGTGCCTGTGGCTCCAGGGCTTCCTGTGTATCGGCTGGGTGGAAATTCATGCCTGAGCGGTGACTTTGTGGGTGACTGGGCTTTTGATCGTCTTCTTGAGCCGGGTGACCGCCTCACCCTTGAGGATATGAACCATTATACCACAGTCAAGACCAATATGTTTAACGGCATACAGCATCCTGCCATGGTGATGTGTGCATCTGACGGTGACTGCCGTTATCTGCGTAAATTTGATTATCAGGATTATAAAAACCGTATGGACTGA
- a CDS encoding glycosyltransferase yields the protein MDRPRFSVIVPVYNRIDEVEDLMASLEAQTCMNFEVVIVEDGSTMPCEDAVRRHPGVRSKYFYKGNEGRSIARNYGMERAEGDYFIFFDSDCVIPEKYFEILSRELDSTPVDCFGGPDAAHDSFSSTQKAINYAMTSFLTTGGIRGGRMSLEKFTPRTFNMGFSREVYEGVGGFREMFSEDIDMSTRIRQAGFGIALIRPAYVYHKRRVDFRKFFRQVHVFGMSRITLHLLYPGSMKAVHTLPALAVLAGVVLILLGIFVSPWWLLPLGVYLVAIFLSAILITRSLVIALKAVPASVIQILGYGSGFIKAYITKILLGRGRDINEEILIRKGK from the coding sequence ATGGATAGACCGAGGTTTTCAGTGATCGTCCCTGTGTATAACCGCATTGACGAGGTGGAGGATCTGATGGCGAGCCTTGAGGCTCAGACATGCATGAACTTCGAGGTGGTGATAGTTGAGGACGGTTCTACCATGCCTTGCGAGGATGCGGTGAGGCGTCATCCCGGTGTGCGATCGAAATATTTCTACAAGGGTAACGAAGGGCGTTCGATAGCCAGAAATTATGGGATGGAACGAGCCGAGGGTGATTACTTTATATTTTTCGATAGCGACTGTGTGATACCGGAGAAGTATTTTGAGATACTTTCCAGGGAGCTTGACAGCACACCTGTGGACTGCTTCGGTGGACCGGACGCGGCTCACGATTCCTTCTCCTCGACACAGAAGGCAATCAATTATGCTATGACATCGTTTCTCACCACCGGAGGGATACGTGGCGGCAGGATGAGCCTTGAGAAATTCACACCTCGCACTTTCAATATGGGATTCTCGCGTGAGGTATATGAGGGGGTAGGAGGATTTCGCGAGATGTTCTCCGAGGATATAGATATGAGCACCAGGATACGTCAGGCGGGGTTCGGTATCGCCCTAATACGGCCTGCCTATGTGTATCATAAGCGGAGAGTCGATTTCAGAAAGTTTTTCCGTCAGGTGCATGTGTTCGGGATGTCGAGGATCACACTCCATCTTCTATACCCCGGGTCAATGAAAGCTGTGCATACCCTCCCGGCTCTTGCTGTGCTTGCTGGAGTGGTGCTGATTCTGCTCGGCATATTTGTTTCCCCCTGGTGGCTGCTCCCTCTCGGGGTGTATCTTGTGGCGATATTTTTGTCGGCAATACTGATCACCCGGTCACTTGTGATCGCGCTCAAGGCTGTGCCGGCGAGTGTGATACAGATCCTTGGCTACGGCTCGGGATTCATCAAGGCTTACATCACGAAGATTCTTCTCGGACGCGGACGTGACATAAATGAGGAGATTCTTATACGCAAGGGTAAATAA
- the radC gene encoding RadC family protein, producing the protein MGVGADKPFISTRILDLNKDDMPREKALAQGVRALSDAELIAIIFGGGLPGLSVVDMARGILRDCDNRVDFLARLSMNELMSKYKGIGPAKAVSLAAAFELGRRNSEQASSCVDPQIRSSRDVMVLMAPLLGALEYEEFWVLMLSRSNRVTYKRCISQGGTAATVVDVKLLLKRVIDCLAEGIILVHNHPSGNPNPSGEDDSLTRRIKDGAKILGINVLDHIIIARDKYFSYADEGRL; encoded by the coding sequence ATGGGTGTCGGTGCTGACAAGCCGTTCATATCGACTCGTATTCTCGATCTGAACAAGGATGATATGCCGCGCGAAAAGGCTTTGGCGCAAGGTGTACGTGCGTTGAGCGATGCCGAACTCATAGCCATAATATTTGGAGGCGGACTTCCGGGATTGTCGGTCGTGGATATGGCGCGAGGCATTCTGCGCGACTGTGACAACCGTGTTGATTTTCTCGCCAGGCTTAGCATGAACGAACTTATGAGCAAGTACAAGGGTATCGGACCAGCGAAGGCTGTGAGCCTTGCGGCGGCATTTGAACTTGGCAGGCGAAACAGCGAGCAGGCGTCATCGTGTGTGGACCCTCAGATAAGGTCCAGCCGTGATGTGATGGTGCTTATGGCTCCGTTGCTTGGAGCCTTGGAGTATGAGGAGTTCTGGGTGCTTATGCTGTCGCGCTCCAATCGTGTCACATACAAACGTTGCATCTCTCAGGGCGGCACTGCGGCTACCGTGGTGGATGTCAAGCTGCTGCTAAAGCGAGTGATAGATTGCCTTGCCGAAGGGATAATACTTGTGCATAATCATCCTTCAGGAAACCCTAATCCGAGCGGAGAGGACGACAGCCTGACACGACGTATAAAGGACGGAGCCAAGATACTTGGTATCAACGTTCTTGACCATATCATCATAGCCAGGGATAAATATTTCTCATATGCCGATGAGGGCAGGCTGTGA
- a CDS encoding MmcQ/YjbR family DNA-binding protein produces MNIEYIRDTALSLPHVTERCPYGPDYLAFEIGGKQFCLVDLNSKWDFYNIKIDPVYGEELRERYEAVSPGYHMNKRHWISVKYTGDMPEHMHRELLTHAYHQTLKGLPKKVREQLTL; encoded by the coding sequence ATGAACATCGAATATATCAGAGATACGGCACTGTCATTACCTCACGTGACAGAAAGATGCCCTTATGGTCCGGACTATCTTGCGTTTGAAATAGGCGGAAAGCAATTTTGCCTGGTGGACCTAAACTCCAAATGGGACTTTTATAACATAAAGATCGATCCGGTATATGGCGAAGAGCTGCGGGAAAGGTACGAAGCCGTGTCACCCGGATACCATATGAACAAACGCCACTGGATATCAGTAAAATACACAGGAGATATGCCCGAACACATGCACAGGGAGCTTCTCACTCACGCCTATCACCAGACCTTGAAAGGGCTACCAAAGAAAGTGCGGGAACAATTGACCCTCTGA